A window of the Tripterygium wilfordii isolate XIE 37 chromosome 12, ASM1340144v1, whole genome shotgun sequence genome harbors these coding sequences:
- the LOC120011042 gene encoding golgin candidate 5-like isoform X1, translated as MAWFSGKVSLGNFPDLAGAVNKFSESVKNIEKNFDTALGFEEKSDKSESTSGASGLWPVMSFMGHKSEEDTVEEKCEVLTVEEKEGIETDASQNFATEQTAIQEEDEAPKAEKNDEHTETAEQMDHVILDVSKAGHESQSAQIELPETIPQNVETSNSDNEMQQEESFEVKPYESSKSIEVKSKAVEVDQVDGDNTGPDESHDTVNINEGTDEHKTQGKEIEEQSSPVEAEVTSDEQVEYGTEVAYQIPASADKIESAHELSFSTMVPSNDALETVSELISHEEAANSRALEVHQDAIDSETGIKDQEQCLSSATNASDSTNSLIELEKVKIEMKMMESALQGAARQAQAKADEIAKLMNENEQLKAVIEDLKRKSNEAEIESLREEYHQRVATIERKVYALTRERDTLRREHNRKSDAAALLKEKDEIITQVMAEGEELSKKQAAQEATMRKLRAQIRELEEEKKGFITKLQVEENKVESIKKDKTATEKLLQETIEKHQAELAVQKDYYTNALAAAKEAEALAEARVNNEARSELESRLREAEEREAMLVQALEELRQTLSRKEQQAVFREDMLHQDIEDLQKRYQASERRCEELITQVPESTRPLLRQIEAMQETTTRRAEAWAAVERSLNSRLQEAEAKAASSEERERSINERLSQTLSRINVLEAQISCLRAEQTQLSRSLEKERQRAAENRQEYLAAKEEADTQEGRANQLEEEIKELRRKHKQELQDALMHRELLQQEVEREKAARLDLQRTARVQSATVSEQTPITRHNSVVENGRLSRKLSSASSLSSMEESYFLQASLDSSDSISERRNAGETTMSPYYIKSMTPSTFEATLRQKEGELASYMSRLASLESIRDSLAEELVKMTAQCEKLQAEATMLPGVRAELESLRRRHSAALELMGERDEELEELRADIVDLKEMYREQVNMLVNQIQMGSSMGNP; from the exons ATGGCGTGGTTTAGCGGGAAGGTCTCCTTGGGGAACTTCCCGGATCTGGCAGGGGCGGTGAATAAGTTCAGCGAGAGTGTCAAGAATATCGAGAAGAATTTTGACACCGCTCTTGGGTTTGAGGAGAAGTCAGACAAGTCAGAATCCACCAGCGGAG CTTCAGGATTATGGCCTGTCATGTCCTTTATGGGGCACAAGAGTGAAGAGGATACTGTTGAGGAAAAATGTGAGGTGCTAACTGTTGAGGAAAAGGAAGGTATTGAAACTGATGCTTCACAAAATTTTGCAACTGAACAAACTGCCATTCAAGAAGAAGATGAGGCACCAAAGGCTGAAAAAAATGATGAGCATACAGAAACTGCTGAACAAATGGATCATGTGATTTTAGATGTTAGCAAAGCTGGACATGAATCTCAATCGGCGCAAATTGAACTTCCTGAAACCATCCCACAAAATGTTGAGACATCGAATTCAGACAATGAAATGCAACAAGAAGAGTCCTTTGAAGTAAAACCCTATGAAAGTTCAAAGTCAATAGAAGTCAAGTCAAAGGCTGTTGAGGTAGATCAAGTTGATGGTGATAACACTGGGCCTGATGAGTCACATGATACTGTTAATATAAATGAAGGCACTGATGAACATAAGACACAAGGAAAAGAAATTGAGGAGCAAAGTTCTCCAGTTGAAGCTGAGGTAACAAGTGATGAGCAAGTGGAATATGGTACCGAGGTGGCTTATCAGATTCCTGCCAGTGCTGATAAGATTGAGAGTGCTCATGAGCTTTCCTTTTCCACTATGGTTCCTTCAAATGATGCTTTAGAGACGGTTTCTGAATTGATATCTCATGAGGAGGCTGCAAATAGTAGAGCACTTGAAGTCCATCAGGATGCCATTGATAGTGAGACTGGAATCAAAGATCAAGAGCAGTGTTTGAGTTCAGCAACAAATGCATCGGACTCTACGAATTCACTGATAGAATTGGAGAAGGTGaagattgagatgaagatgatggaATCCGCATTGCAAGGTGCTGCAAGGCAAGCTCAG GCAAAAGCTGATGAGATTGCAAAGTTGATGAATGAAAACGAGCAATTAAAAGCTGTGATTGAGGATTTGAAG AGGAAATCGAATGAAGCCGAAATTGAGTCTTTGAGAGAGGAATACCATCAAAGAGTTGCAACTATTGAAAGAAAG GTTTATGCTCTTACTAGGGAAAGGGATACACTTAGAAGAGAACATAATAGAAAAAGCGATGCAGCTGCCCTTTTGAAGGAAAAAGATGAAATAATTACTCAAGTAATGGCTGAAG GGGAAGAACTCTCTAAGAAGCAGGCTGCTCAAGAAGCAACGATGAGGAAATTAAGGGCTCAG ATTAGAGAGCTtgaagaggagaaaaaaggtTTCATCACCAAGCTTCAG GTGGAAGAGAATAAAGTAGAAAGTATCAAGAAAGACAAGACAGCCACAGAAAAGTTGCTACAAGAAACAATAGAAAAACACCAAGCAGAACTTGCAGTGCAGAAAGATTACTATACAAATGCTTTGGCTGCAGCAAAGGAAGCTGAAGCATTAGCAGAAGCACGTGTCAACAATGAAGCCAGAAGTGAACTGGAGAGTCGTCTTAGGGAGGCTGAGGAGCGAGAAGCAATGCTTGTACAGGCACTTGAAGAATTAAGGCAAACTTTAAGCAGAAAGGAACAGCag gCAGTTTTTAGAGAAGACATGCTTCACCAGGATATCGAAGATCTCCAGAAACGTTATCAA GCAAGTGAGCGTCGTTGTGAGGAGTTAATTACACAAGTTCCTGAATCTACAAGGCCTCTTTTGAGGCAGATTGAGGCTATGCAG GAAACAACTACCAGAAGAGCAGAAGCATGGGCTGCTGTAgagagaagtcttaactcgagACTTCAG GAAGCAGAAGCAAAGGCTGCATCTTCCGAAGAAAGGGAACGATCTATAAATGAACGCTTATCTCAGACCTTATCTCGTATTAATGTGCTTGAAGCTCAG ATATCATGTCTTAGAGCAGAGCAAACACAGCTAAGTAGGTCTCTTGAAAAGGAGAGACAGAGAGCTGCAGAAAATAGGCAGGAGTACCTTGCAGCAAAGGAGGAAGCTGATACTCAAGAGGGTCGTGCAAACCagcttgaagaagaaattaagGAGCTCAGGCGGAAGCACAAGCAAGAGTTACAAGATGCGTTAATGCACAGGGAACTGTTGCAACAG GAAGTAGAAAGAGAGAAAGCTGCTCGGTTGGATTTGCAAAGGACAGCTCGGGTCCAGTCAGCAACTGTGTCCGAACAAACTCCCATAACGAGGCACAATTCTGTGGTTGAAAATG GACGCTTATCCCGCAAACTCTCTAGTGCTAGCAGCCTCAGTAGCATGGAGGAGAGCTATTTTCTTCAAGCATCTTTGGACTCATCTGATAGCATCTCTGAAAGAAGGAATGCTGGAGAGACAACCATGAGCCCATACTACATAAAAAGCATGACACCTAGTACTTTTGAAGCTACCCTTCGCCAGAAAGAAGGCGAACTTGCATCGTACATGTCCCGCTTG GCATCATTGGAATCTATTCGTGACTCTCTTGCTGAGGAGTTGGTCAAAATGACTGCACAG TGTGAAAAGTTGCAAGCAGAGGCTACCATGTTGCCTGGCGTTCGGGCAGAGCTAGAATCACTGAGGAGGAGGCACTCTGCTGCATTGGAGCTAATGGGTGAACGTGATGAGGAG TTGGAGGAACTCCGTGCTGATATTGTGGACTTGAAGGAGATGTACAGAGAGCAAGTAAACATGCTTGTAAATCAG ATCCAAATGGGTTCATCAATGGGTAACCCTTGA
- the LOC120011042 gene encoding golgin candidate 5-like isoform X2, with product MAWFSGKVSLGNFPDLAGAVNKFSESVKNIEKNFDTALGFEEKSDKSESTSGGLWPVMSFMGHKSEEDTVEEKCEVLTVEEKEGIETDASQNFATEQTAIQEEDEAPKAEKNDEHTETAEQMDHVILDVSKAGHESQSAQIELPETIPQNVETSNSDNEMQQEESFEVKPYESSKSIEVKSKAVEVDQVDGDNTGPDESHDTVNINEGTDEHKTQGKEIEEQSSPVEAEVTSDEQVEYGTEVAYQIPASADKIESAHELSFSTMVPSNDALETVSELISHEEAANSRALEVHQDAIDSETGIKDQEQCLSSATNASDSTNSLIELEKVKIEMKMMESALQGAARQAQAKADEIAKLMNENEQLKAVIEDLKRKSNEAEIESLREEYHQRVATIERKVYALTRERDTLRREHNRKSDAAALLKEKDEIITQVMAEGEELSKKQAAQEATMRKLRAQIRELEEEKKGFITKLQVEENKVESIKKDKTATEKLLQETIEKHQAELAVQKDYYTNALAAAKEAEALAEARVNNEARSELESRLREAEEREAMLVQALEELRQTLSRKEQQAVFREDMLHQDIEDLQKRYQASERRCEELITQVPESTRPLLRQIEAMQETTTRRAEAWAAVERSLNSRLQEAEAKAASSEERERSINERLSQTLSRINVLEAQISCLRAEQTQLSRSLEKERQRAAENRQEYLAAKEEADTQEGRANQLEEEIKELRRKHKQELQDALMHRELLQQEVEREKAARLDLQRTARVQSATVSEQTPITRHNSVVENGRLSRKLSSASSLSSMEESYFLQASLDSSDSISERRNAGETTMSPYYIKSMTPSTFEATLRQKEGELASYMSRLASLESIRDSLAEELVKMTAQCEKLQAEATMLPGVRAELESLRRRHSAALELMGERDEELEELRADIVDLKEMYREQVNMLVNQIQMGSSMGNP from the exons ATGGCGTGGTTTAGCGGGAAGGTCTCCTTGGGGAACTTCCCGGATCTGGCAGGGGCGGTGAATAAGTTCAGCGAGAGTGTCAAGAATATCGAGAAGAATTTTGACACCGCTCTTGGGTTTGAGGAGAAGTCAGACAAGTCAGAATCCACCAGCGGAG GATTATGGCCTGTCATGTCCTTTATGGGGCACAAGAGTGAAGAGGATACTGTTGAGGAAAAATGTGAGGTGCTAACTGTTGAGGAAAAGGAAGGTATTGAAACTGATGCTTCACAAAATTTTGCAACTGAACAAACTGCCATTCAAGAAGAAGATGAGGCACCAAAGGCTGAAAAAAATGATGAGCATACAGAAACTGCTGAACAAATGGATCATGTGATTTTAGATGTTAGCAAAGCTGGACATGAATCTCAATCGGCGCAAATTGAACTTCCTGAAACCATCCCACAAAATGTTGAGACATCGAATTCAGACAATGAAATGCAACAAGAAGAGTCCTTTGAAGTAAAACCCTATGAAAGTTCAAAGTCAATAGAAGTCAAGTCAAAGGCTGTTGAGGTAGATCAAGTTGATGGTGATAACACTGGGCCTGATGAGTCACATGATACTGTTAATATAAATGAAGGCACTGATGAACATAAGACACAAGGAAAAGAAATTGAGGAGCAAAGTTCTCCAGTTGAAGCTGAGGTAACAAGTGATGAGCAAGTGGAATATGGTACCGAGGTGGCTTATCAGATTCCTGCCAGTGCTGATAAGATTGAGAGTGCTCATGAGCTTTCCTTTTCCACTATGGTTCCTTCAAATGATGCTTTAGAGACGGTTTCTGAATTGATATCTCATGAGGAGGCTGCAAATAGTAGAGCACTTGAAGTCCATCAGGATGCCATTGATAGTGAGACTGGAATCAAAGATCAAGAGCAGTGTTTGAGTTCAGCAACAAATGCATCGGACTCTACGAATTCACTGATAGAATTGGAGAAGGTGaagattgagatgaagatgatggaATCCGCATTGCAAGGTGCTGCAAGGCAAGCTCAG GCAAAAGCTGATGAGATTGCAAAGTTGATGAATGAAAACGAGCAATTAAAAGCTGTGATTGAGGATTTGAAG AGGAAATCGAATGAAGCCGAAATTGAGTCTTTGAGAGAGGAATACCATCAAAGAGTTGCAACTATTGAAAGAAAG GTTTATGCTCTTACTAGGGAAAGGGATACACTTAGAAGAGAACATAATAGAAAAAGCGATGCAGCTGCCCTTTTGAAGGAAAAAGATGAAATAATTACTCAAGTAATGGCTGAAG GGGAAGAACTCTCTAAGAAGCAGGCTGCTCAAGAAGCAACGATGAGGAAATTAAGGGCTCAG ATTAGAGAGCTtgaagaggagaaaaaaggtTTCATCACCAAGCTTCAG GTGGAAGAGAATAAAGTAGAAAGTATCAAGAAAGACAAGACAGCCACAGAAAAGTTGCTACAAGAAACAATAGAAAAACACCAAGCAGAACTTGCAGTGCAGAAAGATTACTATACAAATGCTTTGGCTGCAGCAAAGGAAGCTGAAGCATTAGCAGAAGCACGTGTCAACAATGAAGCCAGAAGTGAACTGGAGAGTCGTCTTAGGGAGGCTGAGGAGCGAGAAGCAATGCTTGTACAGGCACTTGAAGAATTAAGGCAAACTTTAAGCAGAAAGGAACAGCag gCAGTTTTTAGAGAAGACATGCTTCACCAGGATATCGAAGATCTCCAGAAACGTTATCAA GCAAGTGAGCGTCGTTGTGAGGAGTTAATTACACAAGTTCCTGAATCTACAAGGCCTCTTTTGAGGCAGATTGAGGCTATGCAG GAAACAACTACCAGAAGAGCAGAAGCATGGGCTGCTGTAgagagaagtcttaactcgagACTTCAG GAAGCAGAAGCAAAGGCTGCATCTTCCGAAGAAAGGGAACGATCTATAAATGAACGCTTATCTCAGACCTTATCTCGTATTAATGTGCTTGAAGCTCAG ATATCATGTCTTAGAGCAGAGCAAACACAGCTAAGTAGGTCTCTTGAAAAGGAGAGACAGAGAGCTGCAGAAAATAGGCAGGAGTACCTTGCAGCAAAGGAGGAAGCTGATACTCAAGAGGGTCGTGCAAACCagcttgaagaagaaattaagGAGCTCAGGCGGAAGCACAAGCAAGAGTTACAAGATGCGTTAATGCACAGGGAACTGTTGCAACAG GAAGTAGAAAGAGAGAAAGCTGCTCGGTTGGATTTGCAAAGGACAGCTCGGGTCCAGTCAGCAACTGTGTCCGAACAAACTCCCATAACGAGGCACAATTCTGTGGTTGAAAATG GACGCTTATCCCGCAAACTCTCTAGTGCTAGCAGCCTCAGTAGCATGGAGGAGAGCTATTTTCTTCAAGCATCTTTGGACTCATCTGATAGCATCTCTGAAAGAAGGAATGCTGGAGAGACAACCATGAGCCCATACTACATAAAAAGCATGACACCTAGTACTTTTGAAGCTACCCTTCGCCAGAAAGAAGGCGAACTTGCATCGTACATGTCCCGCTTG GCATCATTGGAATCTATTCGTGACTCTCTTGCTGAGGAGTTGGTCAAAATGACTGCACAG TGTGAAAAGTTGCAAGCAGAGGCTACCATGTTGCCTGGCGTTCGGGCAGAGCTAGAATCACTGAGGAGGAGGCACTCTGCTGCATTGGAGCTAATGGGTGAACGTGATGAGGAG TTGGAGGAACTCCGTGCTGATATTGTGGACTTGAAGGAGATGTACAGAGAGCAAGTAAACATGCTTGTAAATCAG ATCCAAATGGGTTCATCAATGGGTAACCCTTGA